The genomic window GGCCTTCAGCCTCGCATCGGTCGGCAGGTCTGGCGCCGGCGGCGTCGCGGCCGGTCTCAGTGGCGCAGGTCGTGCGGCGGCTAGTCACGGGACAGTTCCCGTCAGACGCGCCGCTTCGCAAGCGGCGGGGGCAATGAGGGAGAGCTTCGCCTCCGGTGCCCGTGCCGGCGTCGTCAACACGGGTGGCACCTCGACCATGGGAACCATCGGGAGTGGCGAGGCCGCAAATGATGGGGCCGCGTCTCAAGCAGCGAGCCCGCCCGCCTGGGCCCGGCGCGTCAAGCGCAATCAGGCCGTCATTCACGGCGCGCAGACGGCCGCGCAAGCCCTCAAATCAGGCGACAGCCACGGTGGCGGTCACTCCGTCGACCTCTCGGGAGGAGAATAATTGATGTCAGTCTTTCGGCGATCGTCGGTGCGCTACGGCCGTACACCCGAACCCGAAACGCCCTATCAGCGCGCTGCGCAAGTTTGGGACGAACGCATCGGCTCCGCCCGCGTGCAGGCCAGGAACTGGCGGCTGATGGCTTTCGGTTCGTTGATCCTCGCTTCCGGCCTCGCCGGGGGGCTCGTCTGGCAATCCACGCATGGCACCGTCGTGCCCTGGGTGGTGCAGGTCGACAAGCTCGGCGAGGCGCAAGCCGTGGCGCCCGCCGTCGCCGACTACAGGCCGAACGACCCGCAGATTGCCTGGTATCTCGCCCATTTCATCCAGATCGTTCGCTCACTTCCGGCCGACCCGATCATCGTGCGGCACAACTGGCTGCAGGCCTATGATTTCACGACCACGGCGGGCGCGGCGGCGCTGAACGACTACGCCCGCGCCAATGACCCCTTCGTCAATCTCGGCAAGCAGCAGGTCGCCATCGACGTCTCCAGTGTTATCCGTGCCTCGCCCGACAGTTTTCGCGTGGCCTGGGTTGAGCATCGCTATCAAGACGGGGCGCTCGCCGGCACCACACGTTGGACAGCGATCCTCACCATCGCGATTCAGCCGCCCACCGACGCCGATCGGCTGCGCAAGAATCCACTCGGCATCTACGTCAACGCCATCAACTGGTCAAAGGAGCTGGGACAATGACCCCGCCGATTTTCTCGAAAGCCGGCGGTCCGGCTTCGCGTTTCTTCATCGTTCTGCAAAACCGGAGAGTCGGCGATACGTCTCTCCGTAAACCCGCCTTTGCGGCTTTACTGATGTCCGTCTCTGCCCTTGGCGGCTGCGCACACAGTTTCATCCCGCCCGACATTAATTACGATAGCGCTGAGCCGGCAGCGCTCACCACTGATCCGCCGCCGCCGGTCAAGATCGTAGAATTGCCAAAACCCCTGCCGCTGCCTGGGCAGTTAAAACCGCTCGCCGCCGGCAAACGGGTCCCCGAAGCCACTGATCCGAAGGTTCGCGTCAAGCAGGCCAACGCTGCGGCACGGGTGCAACCGGTCCGCAACGGATTCATCAACGCGGTACAGGTCTATCCGTTTTCCGGCGGAGCCCTCTACCAGGTCTATACGGCGCCCGGCCAGATCACCGATGTGGCCCTGCAGGAGGGCGAGCAACTCGTCGGCTCCGGTCCGGTTGCCGCTGGTGACACCGTGCGTTGGATCATCGGCGATACCGAGAGCGGGGCGGGCGCGACCAGGAAGATCCACATCCTAGTCAAGCCGACGCGGCCGGAACTGGTCACCAATCTCGTCGTCAACACCGATCGGCGGACCTACCTGCTCGAGCTGCGCTCGACCGAGAAGACCTACATGGCCTCGGTCTCCTGGCAGTATCCCGAGGACCAACTCATTGCGCTTCGGCGGCAGAATGCGGCTGCTGAAACCGCAGCGCCCATCGCAGCCAGCGTCGATCTCGCCTCGATCAACTTCCGTTACGCGATCGAAGGCGATGATCCGGCCTGGCGTCCGCTGCGCGCCTTTGACGACGGGAACAAAGTCTACATCGAGTTTCCGAGTGGCATCGTTCAGGGCGAAATGCCGCCGCTGTTCGTCATTGGTCCGGCCGGTGGCTCCGAACTGGTGAACTACCGCGTCAACCGCAACTACTACATCGTCGACCGCCTGTTCGCCGCCGCCGAATTGCGTCTCGGCGACAAGGATAGCGAGCGGCGCGTGCGCATTGTCCGCACCGACGGAAGGCCGCGCGCATGGCGATAGATGGCGAAAACGAACATCAGAGCGGCATCCCGCTTGTCGCGCCGCCAGACCTTCGGCTCCGAGGCGAGCGGCCCCGCGTCACACGGCTCTCGCGCAAGGTCCTGATCGGCGTCGGCGCAGTGTCGGCCCT from Bradyrhizobium zhanjiangense includes these protein-coding regions:
- the trbF gene encoding conjugal transfer protein TrbF — protein: MSVFRRSSVRYGRTPEPETPYQRAAQVWDERIGSARVQARNWRLMAFGSLILASGLAGGLVWQSTHGTVVPWVVQVDKLGEAQAVAPAVADYRPNDPQIAWYLAHFIQIVRSLPADPIIVRHNWLQAYDFTTTAGAAALNDYARANDPFVNLGKQQVAIDVSSVIRASPDSFRVAWVEHRYQDGALAGTTRWTAILTIAIQPPTDADRLRKNPLGIYVNAINWSKELGQ
- the trbG gene encoding P-type conjugative transfer protein TrbG, which encodes MTPPIFSKAGGPASRFFIVLQNRRVGDTSLRKPAFAALLMSVSALGGCAHSFIPPDINYDSAEPAALTTDPPPPVKIVELPKPLPLPGQLKPLAAGKRVPEATDPKVRVKQANAAARVQPVRNGFINAVQVYPFSGGALYQVYTAPGQITDVALQEGEQLVGSGPVAAGDTVRWIIGDTESGAGATRKIHILVKPTRPELVTNLVVNTDRRTYLLELRSTEKTYMASVSWQYPEDQLIALRRQNAAAETAAPIAASVDLASINFRYAIEGDDPAWRPLRAFDDGNKVYIEFPSGIVQGEMPPLFVIGPAGGSELVNYRVNRNYYIVDRLFAAAELRLGDKDSERRVRIVRTDGRPRAWR